GTTTACAGCACATTCACCACACATTGTTCATAGTTCCCATCACTGACATGACAACATTGTTCCCAGCACATCACAACAAAATGGTACTGATTAACATGAAACATTGTTCACTCTTGACCTAAACCTGTCCCTGGAGCACCACCTGAAGTTCCATCTTCATTGCCACTATAAACCCTCCCACTGGCAGTCAAGTAACTCCACATCCTCCCTCTACCTCGAATAGGTATCAGCTTTGAAACTAGATTCTGTGCAGCAGCATGCCTTGGGGCAGTGAATGGCCTAGCAGCAGGCCTTGGTGTAGGAGCAGCTGGTCTTGGTGTAGGAGCAGCAGCTCTTGGTGTAGGAGTAGCAGCATCATGTCTTGGTGTAGGAGGCCTACCAGCAGGTCTTGGTGTAGGTGTAGGAGCATCAGCTGCAGTTCTTGGTGTAGGAGTAGGATGCTTCCTTGGAGATCTCCTGGGAGTTGTAGGAGCTGAAGCTGATGGTCTAGATGTAGGTGTCCTTCTAGCAGAAGGGGGTGTTGGAGCTCTTGGTGTTGCAGCAGGAGCAGCTCTTGTAGAGGAACCTGCTTCATCTGGAATGGTCCTGTTAGCCTGTTCAGAAGAGGAAATGTATGTAATAATTGAAGTTTCAAGTATAGCAACATATATGATTTGTAATAATTGAAGTTTAGTAATTACCATGTGCTGGTTTCTCCCAATCTGTAGGTCAGGTTTCAAAGGCAAAGAACAGCTTGCAAATCTGTAACACTGAATTTTGCAATTGTTACAAGTGATGGAGCCATCCTAGAGCTGTCTTTCTTCCTGGGCACTTCAAACTGTCCTCTCCATCTCTTCTCCTTTGGCCTGCCAGGATGTTTTGTGAACACTGGTGGGTCTATGTCATCTGTTGGTGTCCTTGTCCACTGATCCTGACTAGGAACATGATATACTACTGGGCTGAATGCTTGCTTGTACATTTCTTTCTTGAAAAAGTCATGCACAAAGTCTTCTAGATGTTGTTTGGACTTGTATATAGCTGAAATAACATGGTTGCATGGCATTCCAGTGATATCCCACTTCCTACATCGACAACTTCTTTCATCCAAGTTGACTACATGGCTTCTCTGACCACTGCTGACCTGCCATATCCCTGGACCAGCACATATTGGTTTGCAGTTGTTGGACCATTTCTTTTCTATCTCTAATCTCTCTACATAAGTGGGTGTGATTTCCCACCTACATCCTGCTACACCTTCTCTTTTCATGTTAAATCTAATCATAATCTTTGTCCTTATTCCCTCAATCATGGTGACAATTGGCTTCTTCCTAACATCTAAGATAAATTTGTTAAACACTTCACTAAGGTTATTGACTACCAAGTCAGTCTTGCAATTAGTGTCAAAGGCATGTCTGGCCCAAGTGGCGAGAGGAATTTTGGACAGCCAAGCAACAACATCTTCACATTCATTATGCATATCAGCCATTGCATTATCAAAAGCATTCTTGCTGTAAGAGTAACTAGTAGCATCCATGAGTTTTTTCAGATCATCACCTCTAAACCCAGCAGTTTGGAAGTTTGCATAAATGTGTCTAAGGAAAAACCTCCGAGGACAGTTGGGAAATACCCTATTTATTGTAGTTAGAAGGCCCTAGGTACAAATTAAACAATAATGAGCTGGTAATGTAATGTAACTACAGCATTAATGTAATGCAAGTTTGAATGTAATGCCCTATTGATTACATTATATTTAATGTAACTACAGCAGTAATGTAATGCAAGTTTGAATGAACATACCTTTTGCCTATCTGACATTATTGTGTAATAAGCAAATTGGCCAGATTCACCACCtaatgcatacttgagaatCTGCAGGAACCAGCACCAACTAGTTGTATCTTCTTTGCCAACAACAGCAAAAGCAACTGGGTATATATTGTTGTTGCCATCTCTGCCAGTGGCTGCCAATATTTGTGCTCCTGTGCATAGCTTAATGAAGCATTCATCAACTCCAATGAAAGGTCTACAGCCTTTTAAGAATCCTTCTTTTGCAGCATTAATACAGAAGAACAAGCCATGAAACCTTGGGTTGGCAGCAGGATTTAGACGTACAGTTGAGACAATGCATCTTGACCCTGGATTTGTATGTAGAATTGTTTGCATGTAGTCCCTAATCCTAGGATACTGTTTAATGTGATCACCTAAGATCACAGCAATAGCTTTGTTTTTGGCCCTATATGCTGCAATCTTGTTCACCTCAATGCCATAATCCCTCTTTGCATTGTCCATCAAACCAGTGACATCACAAGAAGTATTTGCTCTAATATCTGACTCATAGACTTTGCTCAACCACTTTGCATTAATTCTTGTGTTGTCTCTGGTGGTGCCACAAGTGTGTGTCAAATGCATCTTTCTCAAGCAGAAAGGCTCATTTCCCACCTTTGAACCTACCATGTAGAATGGACAGTAGCTTTGATGCACTTCACTATAATCTTGTCCTTGTTGTTTCTATGATCCTTGAAATCTCTGCTTTGAGATATATGCAGCTGGATTAGGGCTTCTCTAAATTGATACACATCCACAAAACACATCCTCAAACAGAATTGATCTTGTGGGTTCTTTCTCTTTACATTGTACCAAACTCTAGTGGCTGCCTTCTTAACCCTGCTCTTTCTTCCCTCTGGCATAACATAACTGAACTCCTCTGCACCATCTTCATCTTTCACATGTAAAGGCTCCTCACCATTGTCTTCTTCTCCAGATGGGATGAAATCTGGCTCAATGATGACTTCAGGTTCAGAGTGTGCCCTCCTTGTAGGTCCTTCCCTCCTGGCCTTCTTGCGTTCTTCTGGATCAGGCTCAAATATATCCTCAACATCTGTGTCCCCTTCACATTGCAGCAGTGGGTCATTTCTCTCTCTATTCATTTCAGCTATTAACTCCTTCAATTCCAAGTCTTCTTGGCTCTGCTGTACTTCATCATGCTCAGGATTGTATTCACTGTCACTTGACTCATCAGTTGCAGAAGCATTGTCATCAAATTCATGCTCAACCTCTTCTTCCACCTTCTCTTCAActtcttcttcaatttcttctcgaacttcttcttcttctacatGAATGTCAGCATAGCAGAACTCATCTTGAGTCTGATCTTCACACTGTTGGTACTTGTCAGGTACCAACACATAGCTAACACTCTCATGTGTAGCATGTACTGTCTGCATTGGCTCTACATCTTCAGTCTCATCTTCAGTCTAGTACTGGTCAGGGACCAAAATATAATTAACACTCTCTTGTGTAGGTTGTACTGGCTGCATTGGCTCTTCATCAAACATACTCCAGTCAATCTGGTTAACTGTCACTGGCCCTTCATTTCTTGCTGCATTCTGTCCTGCTTCCTCTTCCAAGTCAATGTGTTGTTCTGCATTCTGCCCAGCTTCCTTTTCCAAGTCAATGTGCTGTTCTGCACTTACTGGTTCTGCATTCTTTCCTGCTTCCTCTTCCAAGTCAATGTGCATTGGCTGGGCATTATCTACTATGAGCTTCTTCTTAGCCTTTGGTGTCCTTCcattcatgtttttttctggCACGGATGAGTAAAAAGATATGGCTTTGCCAATTGGAGATTCACCATTCTTTCCCTTTAGAATTGTCAATGTgacctttttttctctttataAAGAGCCAGCATGTCCCGCACCTTACTATTGTTATCAATAAGCTTTAATCCTGCCAGTCCCttaccttcttctttctcataATACATGAAGTCTTTTCTGTCATAATCACGGCTCTCCATAAGGCCTACTAGATTCATAAAAGTGACATCTGAAATGCCCAAATGTCTTCACAAATTCTGCCCGCAGCTAAAGTTCATACTAACGGTCCAAACTTCATCATCAATTCTACAAAAGTAAACCCACCACAATTTCAGCCTCTAAATCTAAATCCCTCAAATCGAACAAACCTAACCGCGAATTCATCCAAAAAACCTAAGTCGTCAAGGGATGTAATAGACTTACCCGGAGACGAAGAGGGTGTCCGTCCAATGCATTGCTTGTGTCATAGACATTGCCGACGAGTCCGCCTTGGCTGCGGCGCTGCCTTGCGCCATTGACGGGCACAGCTCACGGGAGAGCTTGGctatgccgccgccgccgccgtactTTCGCACGGACCTGGGCAGATCTCGTTGCTGTCGGGGACGACCTGGTGCCCGCTGCCGTCCCacccatccgccgccgccgctgccgtctcCGTCATCAGCTACGGGGAAAGAAGACAGGGAGAGAGATGGCGAGTCGGtcgggttagggttagggcaAAGTGAACGACCCATATCAGCTCGATCGGGTTCGGGCAGTAGCCACGCTGGACTGCCGCGGTGGACGACACGCTGGCCTGACAGTGGGCCCAGCCTGTCATAAAACGGTTTACGCACTAGCGAAGGAGGGGTTATCCTAATCCGGTGATTTTTCACAACAAAATCGTGAAGTGGCACCTACGTGAAACCCTATTCcctaatgtggtggttttttaaaatttactcCCTTATCAGGCGTAGAAGGAATCTCAAATTTCAACGCCGAGCCCAGTTCGTTTCTTGCACGGCAATCCGTATACGGGAATCCAAAATCGGACAATAAGCCCAGTAGCCCAGTCCGTCtccacattttctttttctcaaatCAAAACCAAACACCCTTGGTCCGGTGATCCGGTCGGGGTCAAGCCGAGTCCATTTCCCACTTTCCGCCGCGACAAGGCTCCGCTCCCTCcgcccgccatggccgacgCGATcgccgaagccgccgcccgccgcgccgccgtcgtcgccaaGTACCGGAGGGTTCTCCTCTCGTGCCGGGAGCTCGAGTCCCGCGTGCGCACAGGTAACCTCccttccctctcctcctccgccgccgccgcattgCGCGACGCCTCGCGCGTAGACCTAGCCCCGCCCGCCGTCGGTCGATACCGGCGAGAGGAGCGTCCCTTGCGCTCTAAATCCACGGGATGTACTCCGATTGTGGATGGATTTCCTTGGCTGGGCTTGCTTCCGCCGGGATTGTTTGGCTTTGCGTTTGGGGTTTTAGAGCCCACTAAACCCTCGCCTTCTTGCCGCTGATCGCTTGTTAACCCACACACCCGACCGCTTTTTTCGCCAACGAAATAAAAATCGCTTCCTAGTTGACGGATTTCGAATTTGGGCACGATTCGCTACTGGAAAGTTCTAGCCTTTTATTTCAATCTAAGGTAGTACAGTGGATTGTTCGGTGATTCGAATTGGAGTGCTTCACGTTGTTCAATGCTATGCTGCTGCTAGTGGCTTTTATTTTAGCTCCTGGCACAAGGAGGGCGCTTCGGCCTTTCATGTTCCACTGCTCTTCTCTGGAGCATTTTACTCTTGCGCGAGTTGCTTGCTGGAAGATCCAATTCGTTCCATATGCAGCACGCCTCTGTCAGGCTCAGTTGTGTTTATTACAGTCCTGTTGCATTGCAGGGGGAGACAAGCTGAAGAGCAGTAAGAAGGAACTTGAGAAAACTAAAGAGCACGTCCAGGCGTTACAAAGCCCCGGGCAGACGGTCGGAGAGGTGCTGCGCGCGATTGACAATGACCGCTGTGAGTGTTATATCCTTTTTCTCTGTACACTGTCCAACCAGGCcctttcctcctccttgctgACAAGTCACACTGTTCCTTCACTTGCAGTTATTATAAGGAGTAGCGCCGGCCCTCGGTACGTTACCAACTGCCGCACTAAGTTGAACAGGGAAAAATTGACACCGGGCACGCGTGTGTGTCTTGACAATGTGACACTTACAATCATGCGCATACTTCCGCGCGAGGTATTGCCGTGTTCCAGAACATTCAGTATATTTGTTAGCTGTCCAAGTGTCCATTATGTAGTCTGCCCTTTCCCTTTTTGTCGATTAGTCATGAGCCAAAATCAAATGGTGTTGTCCATTGCATCGATGACATGGTTTATATGTTTCGGAAAAAAAGGACATGATTAATATCTTTCTTGTTCCTTCTAGGTGGACTCTTCAGTGTACAACATGATTCATGAGGATCCAGGGAATGTCAGCTACTCTGCTGTTGGAGGGCTATCTGAACAGATCAGGGAACTTAGGGAGACCATCGAGCTTCCACTCATGAACCCTGAATTGTTCCTCCGAGCTGGGATTAAGCCACCCAAGGTAAATTCATCAATGCACACACTTGCATTTCTTTGTTCCAATGTGTGCAAGCTATTAAAATAGAGTCAACAATATGAACAACCACTGGGCTCATTTCAGGGAGTGCTCCTTTACGGCCCACCTGGGACTGGGAAGACGCTGCTGGCGAGGGCTATTGCAAGTAACATGGACGTCAACTTCATGAAGGTGTGGCATATTGCACTTCCCAACAGCCCCTCCCTTCCCTTTATTTATATAACTATCATCTTGCTAACCTGCATTGGGTGCAATAGGTTGTCTCAAGTGCTATCCTTGACAAGTACATTGGTGAAAGCGCTCGGATGATAAGGGAGATGTTTACCTATGCACGTGATCATCAGGTAATCATCTTCTAATCTATTCTGCTTCTCATCTAAGTATTTTTCTGTGTTAATAGCATAcatgtttcttaaaaaaactcCGGCGCATTAACAAAAGCTAGCTTTTATACTGATTTATTCTCTAGTTTTCTTGtatcaaatatatataataaacAGATACTATATCCCTCCATACCAAAATATAAGGCGTATTCTGTTTGCTTTGACCGAGgttttgaccatcaattagtccattaatacatttttttgtgCCATGAAATAGGTATCATTGTATTCACATTCATAAGTACTTGCTCATGGagttatggttatgatttatATCACATAATTAAAATTATTGATTGAGTAaatcttggtcaaaggcttaGTGAAAGGAAATGAAATACGTCCTATATCTTGGAACGGAGGTAGGATTAGTGCTAGATGAGATTACAGTGGAGCATATGtccaaaataaattttatCAGTGATATCCATATGGCAATAGAAATGTACTGTAATTAACAAAAGAATGCCTTGCATTTAGTAGAGTCATCTCTGCTTAGTTATTACTTATGACTTGAACtgtttaattttgtttctccaGCCCTGCATCATCTTCATGGATGAAATCGACGCaattggaggaagaagattcAGTGAGGGTACAAGTGCTGATCGTGAGATCCAGAGGACGCTCATGGAACTGCTACACCAGTTAGATGGCTTTCATGAACTTGGAAAGGCAAAGTTCTTTTGTTGGATTTTTATGACTTCGTTCCCAAAATGAGTTTTATTGATGTTGCATTTAGGGTTGCATATTTCTTTTGCTGCATTCATGTTTGAATGTTCTCATTGGTTATTGTTTCCTGGACGTTCGCTTAGTTATTTTACAATCTTGGAATGTTCATCTTTTTTTACCAGTTCTTGAAATGTTCATCTTTATGTCTGGTTAGTTATTTTCTTAGCTCAATTATGCTGAACTTCTGATCAAAGTAACTGCAGTTTGTACTCGCTGCTTGCATAAACTTTTTTCGCACTgacatgcatttttattttgttgtggGTGCTTCTGGATGCTGAATTTTTTGGTCCAACCATATTTTCGTTGTTACATTCAGGTGAAAGTAATAATGGCAACCAACCGGCCGGATGTTCTGGACCCTGCTCTCTTACGTCCCGGACGTCTGGGTTGCAAGATTGAAATTCCTCTTCCTAATGAACAGGCGAGGCTTGAAATCCTCAAGATACATGCAGCTGGGGTTGCCAAGCACGGCGAAATCAATTACGAAGCGGCTGCAAAGCTAGCAGAGGTGAGTTCGTCCTGCTTATGCAAAGCTCTCAATTGCACTGGAAGTTTCTCTTCTAAATTTTTTCATCATTTCAGGGATTTAACGCTGCCGATATGCGTAATGTCTGCACAGAAGCTGGCATGGCAGCAATCCGAGCAGAGCGTGACTACGTCATGAATGAAGACTTCATGCAGGTGCGGTATTTTGCCAGTGCTTTCAAGTTGACTATCATTAACACTGACATTCATCAGAGtgtctcattttttttaggccGTGAGGAAACTTGCCGACGCAAAGAAGCTAGAGTCCCGCGCCGACTACAAAGTGGACTTTTAGAGAATGACAAGGCGAATTAACCAGCTGATCCTTTTTGATGCGAAGCTTTAGCTATGTCGATCCCTGCATTTGAACAAGGAAATCATGAGATGTATGATCCAGATGCTACCGTGATTCTCTTCTGCGAGACTGATCCGCGCCCTGGCCCTAAATGTTGGGGAGTCTCTCTTTGCAATTGTGCACCCTAGATGAAACTGATCAATCCTCACCAACCCTAGATGAAACTGATCAATCCTCACCAACCCTAGATGAAACTGAAATACTCTGCTCTGCTTTGCCGATGTCttgatataaaaaaaatgcctgTCATGTTCTGTGTCTCCTGAGTTTTGTGTGCTGCATTTGCTTGCATGTGCTACTCATTGGTGTTTTACATCACCTGCATTTCCAGCATGACTTAATATTTCGGAaccagcttttttttttctctttagGTTTAATAAATAACAAATGTGTATCCATAGCTGTTGAGTGATCATTTGTATGATTGCATCCGCAAGTATGTGCACTTGCAGTTTTGTATCCTGGGAAGGGCCATAACTGGGCTTGCCATTTCAGGGATCAAATCTGCCAGGAGAGATACTAATTAGAATTTAGAAGTAATGATTGAACAAAGATGATATGATCCTTGAGAAGTCTAATTAAGTGCTCCTGTAACTGCAAACTGTCTCGAATGTAGCATTATCATGGAGATTTGTTCTCCAACTGCCTTCTGAAGTTTCTGG
This is a stretch of genomic DNA from Brachypodium distachyon strain Bd21 chromosome 1, Brachypodium_distachyon_v3.0, whole genome shotgun sequence. It encodes these proteins:
- the LOC100825466 gene encoding 26S proteasome regulatory subunit 10B homolog A, with protein sequence MADAIAEAAARRAAVVAKYRRVLLSCRELESRVRTGGDKLKSSKKELEKTKEHVQALQSPGQTVGEVLRAIDNDRFIIRSSAGPRYVTNCRTKLNREKLTPGTRVCLDNVTLTIMRILPREVDSSVYNMIHEDPGNVSYSAVGGLSEQIRELRETIELPLMNPELFLRAGIKPPKGVLLYGPPGTGKTLLARAIASNMDVNFMKVVSSAILDKYIGESARMIREMFTYARDHQPCIIFMDEIDAIGGRRFSEGTSADREIQRTLMELLHQLDGFHELGKVKVIMATNRPDVLDPALLRPGRLGCKIEIPLPNEQARLEILKIHAAGVAKHGEINYEAAAKLAEGFNAADMRNVCTEAGMAAIRAERDYVMNEDFMQAVRKLADAKKLESRADYKVDF